TGCCCTACGCATTCTTTTGCTCAAGGTACTACCAGCCCCGCCGACACGTCGACCTCCGGCTAACACACAATAGATGCCGAGAAGAATATTACCGGTAGCTTGAGCTTTTACCAGCTGAGCATGATCATTGGCGGCTCTTTTGCTGCTTTCGCTCTGATTGTcatgttcttcatcaacatgatGCATGCAACGCATCTCTCCAACCCCTCAGAACAAGTCAAGTACGCATAGCCTACCTTCAAACCCCCATGTCGTTCTAACGATTTCAGGATCATGCGAATCGGCACACTCATTTCTGCGTTCTCCATCATTTCGTTCCTCTGCATCTGCTTCCCTCATGCAGCGGTCTACATCGAACCCTGGCTTCATGTCTACGAGGGTTTCGCGCTGGGatctttcttccttctcctctgcgATTATGTATCACCGAACCGAGACCAACAAGACGTGTTTTTCGctacaaagaagaagaatggtATTAAGTGGTTCAAGGTACGGTTGTCTCTTATTAGCAATTGGAAATCTTACTGACAGCCTTCTAGACACGTTGGATTATGATCTTTCAGATGCCCGTCATCGCAATCGGTGTCGCAGTCGCTACCGATATTACTCAAGCCGCCGGTATCTTCTGTCAAGAAAGCAACGATCGACACTTCGCCAACATCTACCTCCGAATCATCATGTCGATCTCCCTCGTCATTTCGGTCCTCTCGATTCTACAGATGTActtccttctcaagaaggaccTCGCCCACCATAACCCGATGCTGAAGCTCACTGCTTTCAAGATCGTAGTCGGCTTGACTTTTATCCAGGGTGTAAGGTTTATCCCTTCTTACGTCTTTATCATACACTGACTGTTTAGATCATCTTCACCGTTCTCAACGACCAGAACGTTCTCAAGACCAGCGACACGCTCACCTATGCTGATGTCCACGTCGGTATTCCCAACCTCGTTATCTGCATCGAAATGGCTCCTCTGTCGCTGTTCTTCATGTTTGCCTACCCATGGAGCGTTTACATGTCTGGCCATGGCCGGGGAAACTTTTCCAAGTTGGAGCAGGGCAACATGCCTGAGGGGTCATACCAGGGCGGTCCTTTCGGTATCCATGCCTGGCTCGCCATGTTGAACCCCTCCGACTCCATCAAGGCGATcttgttcatcttcaagcaaGACAACCGGAATGCTTCTACAACCTCAGTCAACATGACGGGATATCAGTCCAACGACCCTTTGGTGTCGCATCCCTATAATCCTCAGCCCTACTCTACCACGAACTAAGGTCCAGAGAGCGACGCGGTTTTTGATGTCTTTTATCATGATGGACATGACGATGAGTAGGACGGGATGGATATGTGGATAGATAGCTGGCAGCGGGATGAATGATTTCTTTCGTCAAACCTTTTTACGTTATTATATACCTTGACTCAATGATTACAATTTCTTAGATGATTGGGCCATGTTTGCTGCTCAAGACATGTTGGTTTGAAGTCGTGGGTTCGTTTTCCTTCAAGACTTACCATGACCAGTGTATACTACGTGCCCATAAGAACAAGACCATGTTTCGAGGTCCAAGTGGTGCCAGGTGGCCAGAGGCTTCGAGACGGACCGAAAAATTAAGGAATGCAATACCCTTAGATGTGCGCTCAGAAATCCCTCCACTCTGTGCCATTGTGGAGATAAGATTAGGAGTGATCTGCTGACTTGATATTAAGGTCATTGTGCTTTCTTTTGGCGTAGTGTATGACGCCCTTACACTGTGGTTTTGTTGAAAAGGCGCTATGATTTTGTTACTTGATACGTGGCTACGACATTACTTGTCTCTTGATACGGGCTTAAAGCCACACGAAGAAGACACGTATCAACGCACGTAAGCAAGCAAGACATACCCAGAACATGACATTTGTGGCCCGAAGACCGACATGTAATCGCCCCTCGGCCTGTTGGGGGGGATAAGGTTATGGGGCTTAATAAAgcgaggaagaaaaggaaagggAACACGAAGAAAAATAACGCAAACAAGAATCCTACGAGTAAAAAACAACATGAACAAAAGCAACAAATTTTATCATATAATGACTAGCTACCCTTCATTCCCTCTGTTTCCAACATGCCTACTCATTGCCTTCTCCGAGTCGAATCTGGTCTGTACAACTCTGTAGCGACAAATCAGTCGGCGCTTGGTCGAATCCTCTATCCTTCATGAAGCCCACTCAGGCTCTCATCGTTCTTGCGACCATTGTCTATGCGGCTCCTATCGTAGAGCAGACCAAGGCCCTCACCCCCCCTCTCGCCGAACTCGACACCCATTTCGAACACCACATCAAACGCTGTGGTAAGGGCGAGCCCCCTTTCCTTGGAAGGTTCCCATTCGCGAACGAAACTTATAACCAGCTCACCGACGGGACGCCCTGCCGCAATGTCACCATGATCTACGCCCGAGGAAGCAGGCAGGCAGGCAATGTAGGAAAAGCAAATAATACCGGTCCCGCCTTATTCAATAGCCTTGCCGACCGTATTGGCTTGGAGAACCTGGCCGTCCAGGGCGTGACTTACAAGGCGAGGAGGCGGGACTTCATTTTCAAAGGAGGCTGTAACGAAGGCAGCAAGACCATGGCTAAACTAATCAACCAGGTACGTCAAAACACGAAGACGCATCTCTAATGAGGAAGATACTGACACCGTACTTACAGGCCGCAAGCCAGTGTCCCGATACCAAGATTGTCATTGCTGGTTACAGCCAGGGCGCCCAGCTTTTACATAAAGCTGCTAAAAATGTAACTGCCGGTGTGACACAGCACATCGCTGCCGGTTAGTACCTATACCTTTCACAGCATTGACAACTTGCCACTGACTTCGCGTCTGCGTAGCTGTTACCCTGGGTTACCCGAAGAAGCCCATGGGCAAAATCGCTGCATCGCGTAGTCTGAGTGTCTGCCGCCCAGGTGATAGCTTTTGTGATAAAACGATCCCCTGGGAGCCCTTTGTCCCCTTTGTGGGCGCCCCACTCTGGTGGTTCCTTACTATGTTGGACACGCACGGGGATTACAATGAAAATGCCACTGCTGTCGCCAACTGGATTGCTGATCGGGTTACCAACATTGGATAGCCATGCTTCCATTTGCACATTCACTTACATTTTTGTAAACTTCCCGTTCAAATGTATTATGCCTCAGAACTATGGACCACAGCAGCAGGGTGATTAGTATATAGGCTTTCCATGAATGATTACCTTTAATTTTACCCGTTCTGGGaaggtttatattatttGGGGAGTAAAAGTTGTTTAATTTAGCAATTTCTAACTTGTCTCATTGCCGAGATTAGAAATACCCTGAACTTTTCTTGGCAAGTCCCTGTTTCacccttctcttcctttgaACCACATATCTTTCTCCATAGAACACTAAGATCTCGGTTGATGTAGCTGCTCGACACATATGGGCTCAAAGCTCTGCCATCACAGCCGGTGGTATGAATAGAAAAATAGCTTGCGAGACTGCTGCACTTCCCGCGGCACAAGTAGTAAGCCATGATGTatcaagttcttcttcaacacctgCATTCATGTTCTCCACCGTCCATGGTCTGCTGAGAGCATGTCTAGTCAAGCCTTACTATGGCTAGTACATACTATGTGCCCATTAACGAAACCATCTGTTTGACCATACCGTGAATTATAACATGAATTGGCTATTAGGATGCAATATGGATATGGCCAATTGTCTCAGTAGTGCTAGTGCTACTGGTAGAAGATTGCTGTCAACGCGCTGTAACATTATCCATCAGATCACAAGGAAAAGTCACTTTCGAGTCAGCTTGATGAGGTAATTTACAAATCAGCCAGTTCATCCAATCAGAAGGCGCCTTCATGGCTCAGTGGTAGAGCGTGTCACTAGTAATGACAAGGTCCACGGTTCGATCCCGTGTGAAGGCACATAAGGTGGTGTCATCCACCATAGACTTTTGGCGATCTTTTTTGAGGTTTGTTTACCCTCATTGATCAGTCTAAGGTTGACGGAAATATTGTCAAATAATGGTCATTGAACCTtgttggcttcttcttccaggcTTGCTGCAGTCAGTGAGTGCTATGAACATGAAGGCCCCAAATGTCCCATTTCACCGCTTATACCCGAGCCAAAAGTGAATACCACCGGATACCCATATAACCATCGTGAAGATTACTATTCCCATCTCCAGTCCACTTTGCCCAATTTGTCTCGCCTGAGTCCTGATCGAACAGACACCATTTTCCCCTTCTGGCTTCGCAGGTGACTTCTCTCGCTTCCAACCCATGCATCAACCAGTCTCCGGGTATTTCGACAGACGATGCTTCAGATGATCTGCCAGCAACAAATCCATACAGATACACTCGTTTCAATCTGGGAAGTCTCTCCTTATCGATGATTATGTCCCCGATGGCATCCAACAATGCCCTGTTGCCAGCACCGGTCTTTCCGGTGGAGAGAAACTCATCCTCAGAGAACCCTTCGTTGTCTTCGATTCCTGCTGCAGGTCGATGTTCGATGACGAGGGTCTCCAGAGTCCTATGAGACGCCAGGATGAGCCTTTTCCATGCCTCGAGACAGTTCCGCTCTGCGCAAGTCGACCATGAATTATGCTGGTTGAAGTAATCACCACGGCTATTACAAGGTGAACATAAGTATAAGTGCCTGAGGCTTGGGAAAGGGACTCGGGCATCGGGGATGAAATGTCCAAGTGGGCTTGGGATGACTCCCCTGGGTTGGTGTTCCCATCGGCCATGATTCCCAGCATCTTGTTCACTGATACCGACTGCATTGGGCAGCGGCGGATCTAACATACCAAGCTCTAGGCGCTCGAGCGTTTCGTGGGATTGGAGAACGTAAGTTGAAACAGATCGGGGGATGTAAGCGAAGAGTTTTGCGAACCGCAGCTTGGTCAAAGGCCCCTCTAGTatctcctcaagctcccTGTAGTAGGAAGTTTCATAGGCGCCGTGAAGCTCCAAGTAttcgaggttcttgaagtaAGGTAAGAGCTTCCAAACAGAGACTGGCTCTGCCACTGAACTCTCATCGGGCTTCCACTGTGGCTCAATCACGGTACACAGACTCTTCACCCGACCAGCAACTTCCCTTAGGCGTCCTTCACCGTGAGCGTGGAGTGCCTGCAGCATGGAGAAGAGATTCTTGGCTCTTTCGCTGATATCGCTCTGCCAACCATCCCTTTTCGAATCATGGTAAAACCGATTGGGAGATTTGTAAGGCAACGGCTCGTTGAGCTCTGCGCTCGACTCGTGATATCCCTTCTCATGAAACTCAATGTCCCTCCATAGACAGTCTCCAGCGACTGATGCCAAACGCTTGCAGGTGTAACTGAGATGGCATAATTCTTGGGGAGAACAGTCGCGGATGATCTGTAGAAGAATCTCGCAGGGCAAAGAGTCAAGTGAGGCCATCACGAAATCTGATACTGTCGATTGCAAGAGTAAGACCGTTTCTGAAGCGTTATATGTGAGGCGTTATATGTTTTCTGGACTTACGTCAATTGCTTATACTGCTTACGATCTCATTCCCCGTGATCCGTCGGAGAGCGGCGCATGCTGTCATATCGGCCGACTGGTTGTAAGACAGCATCCTTGGCTCCAGACATCGACCTATCAGGTCATTCAATGAGTCTGACACTTCTCAACACACCAGAATTTCATGCATGGATAAATTTGTGATAGTTATTTGACCCAAAGACTGCGCTAGAAAGAAGCCTTGCCACTAGTGAGAGTATGATCTGGATGGCCTCCAATATACTTTCACCCATCCCCCTGGCTTTAAAATAAATCTCTGAGGGGTCTTAAATTAGAAGGTATACTAGAATATGGAGAACTGCAGACTAGATTCCCCGATAGATGTGAAATGAACGATGTAGTTGCACGTACTTACATAAATCCTGAGAGCCATCCATGCAACGCAGCATTACGGACCGGGAGTTGTAAACAATGATGTAATCGCGTTAAGGCTGAGATGAATGTTTGTAAATAGTCTAAAACCAATATGTATTGATACCGGCGATTTGCAACCGCCGCTCTATTGAACGGGACCATGACTGGTGGATCTGTCATAACACGAAGTACTTACGCAGGAGCTTGGAGTCCAAGTGACATATTCAACAAGTATTTTAAACCTAATTCACTTAAGATATGAGGTTTTGGAGAATTACTATGGCAGTTCTTGAATGATTGTGGTGCTGGAAGATTTGTCATGGCCATCCGTCCGCAAAAGCCTAACACTTGCAAGTAGCTCAACCAATCACCTCAACGAACCATTTACTATTCGTTATTACGGAATAATGCCAAAAGGATATAGTGTATGATAAGCAAGTGagccagacaagcgagtgagCCACATATCTTAACTTTCCAAATGAAATTCGcaataaaaacaccacaaccTATCTGATCAACTAAAATTAATCGCTATACTATTCCCTATTGACTTCAATTGCctcctgacaggtccttgcattatgcccagTCTTTCCGCAAATACTGCACTGCCGGACCTTTGCTCCTTGTGACCTTCCGCGACCACCTCTCGAGGCTTCAGCTGTTACCTGCGCATCAATatctatctgatcaattgcttGTGATGCTTCCCCTATAGTTAAAGGCCCTTCTTTTTGTACCCTAGTCCTTTTTCCCCTCCGGCGTCGCCCTACTATCTTATTTTGTTGTTCAAGTTGTTGATTCCTATTATGTAGTAAGACCATCTTATCCATAAGAACAGTCGTTGCCTTCTCAAAATGCTTTACGGCTTTAATTATTGACTCAGGGGAGCTGCTCTTATGATTTCTGATCCTTCCTTGCAGATACTTGGAGTGCGATTGGGCCTCTAGTACTGTCTTTGGGGTCCTTGCAGTCCAAGGGGTCGATGGTATTGTGACCTCTACgggaggcgttggagtccgtagctgcacatcaagcttcgaGATGACATTTTCTGGGTCAAAGGGAGCAAGTCtagctcctctaaaacctccCTTAATATTGCTTTCTGTAATAGCAGCTTGGTGGGCGACATGAaaggcaggaaagaactcggtcttggtaATATGGGTTATAaagcatctgatcagatgctctatttctcgaccgtatgcctttttcagtggcccaaagcaccctacgtcaagaggctgaagtagatgagaggCATAAGCAGGCATACAGAGTGTGAtaatcttgttctccttgcaATATTCCTCGAATTCGAcggagtggtgactttcatgaccatcaaggatcaagaGGCGATAGCGACTGTTCATTCGCTTAGCTGTAGCCTGATCAAAatgctttagccactcaaggcCCAGCTTATTATCAGTCCATCCTTTCTCACTCAATGCAATAACCCAATCGCCGGGAAGGTCGCATTCTTGGTACCAATTGGCGAGGTGATCCTTACCTGCACCAATGATAAACGGCGGGATCGATTGGCCTTCCGCATTAATCCCCTCGATCACAGTAATCCATTCgcggtttccaggctgtacttgctttggtcttccttgcctATAGGAGCTTGTAACGACTGTTCCGGGCTCAATTacgcccatcataaagccggtctcatcaaagttccagatatcatctgatcggataccATATTTTGCGATTGTATTCTCTACGAGCCGaaaccagccacgaataatagtcggatcttcgcatttagctctctgatagtcatatctccgaaaTTGACGTgtctttagctctggttgtcgcttAATGAAGTTATAAGCCTAGCGCTTGCCAACAGGTGGTATATCGCGGTTGGCACATAGAGAATTCGCGATATCTTCCACATACGATAGTCGCGagggaaatcctcgcgaatctaggtctAAAATGAATTGGACTATTATCTGCTCTTCCTGATCAGATAGTTTCCGTGACTTTGTGGGAGTATCACGCTTTGAAAGAATGCCATGCTGGCGGCGACCTAAGGTACTACGGTTGATATCGTAGATATTTGCCGCCCGTCGGACTGTAAGTTTAGGGTTAtcttgaagggcctgaagggcaagaaggattctagcTTCATTTGAGGACTGTGGCATATTTGTTGGTTGAGATATAGCTGATTGAATTATAATATTGTAaggtgagggatttttggctcacttgcttgtctggctcactcgcttatcatacACGTTATGACATAGCCATGAGATAAGCAGGTCAGAAACCGGATGACCGCCGATGTGTTTTGTGCTGTATCAACGGATCGGATCCCTGCCCGTAACATGTCGGGCCGCCTCTACCGAGTCAGCCAGCTCCCCGCCGGGCTAAAGCGCCGACATTTCCACCAAGAGCTTATAACAAAAAGGAACAGAATCGCTCCAACCTGCCGACATACTAGCTCAAGCTTACCATATTCATCTGACAACACTATCCCCACATTCGTGTATCACAATGTCCGTTCAACAGCACTCTGCCTTTGGCGCAGCGGAATACATCCCGCCCGACCCCATCTTTGAAGTCACCAAGCGCTTCAACGCAGACCAGAACCCTCAGAAGGTGAACCTTGGGCAAGGCACATATCGCGATGAGAACGCTAAGCCTTGGGTTCTCCCATCTGTGAgggaggctgagaagctgaTTGGTAATGCTGGTCATGAATACTTGCCGATTGAGGGTTTGCAGAGCTTCAGAGATGAGGCTACCAAGTTGTTGTTCCACGATACTTCCGCGCTCAAAGAGAAAAGAGTGGGTTAAATTGCGCCTTCGTGTCCGTCTGGTTGCTGATACGTTTCAGATTGCGAGTTGTCAATCCATTTCCGGAACTGGATCTCTCCTCCTAGCCGGTCTTGTTCTTCGCAAGGCCAACTCAGGTATtgagaacatcatcatcacagaCCCAACCTGGTCGAACCACGATCTTCTATTTAAAGAGATCGGGTTCAACGTAGTAAAAGCACCCTACTACAAAGATCGAAGCTTTGACTTTGAAGGTTATATCGGCGCCCTGAAGAAAGCCGATAAGCGTTCTGCTGTTGTTCTCCACGCATGCGCTCATAACCCAACTGGCTGCGATCCAACTCATGATCAATGGAAACAAATTGCAGCTGTGATTAAAGAGAATGGAATCTTTCCAATCATCGATTCGGCCtatcttggcttcaactcGGGTAACTACGATGAAGATGCATGGGCGATTAAGTACATCATCGAAGATCTCGGCCTCGAAGCTGCGATATGCATGTCCTTCGCCAAGAACATGGGTCTCTACGGAGAGAGAGTAGGACTTACAGCAATCGTGACAAAGGCTGAGGATGCCAAAAGAACGGTGTTCTCACTGCTCCAGAATGCTCAACGACAGACTGTCTCAAATCCTCCGGTCTATGGAGCTAGAATCGCAGCTACTGTTCTTGGAAACTCTGAGCTCTTGAAGCAGTGGCACAAAGA
Above is a window of Fusarium oxysporum Fo47 chromosome XII, complete sequence DNA encoding:
- a CDS encoding cutinase-domain-containing protein, whose protein sequence is MKPTQALIVLATIVYAAPIVEQTKALTPPLAELDTHFEHHIKRCGKGEPPFLGRFPFANETYNQLTDGTPCRNVTMIYARGSRQAGNVGKANNTGPALFNSLADRIGLENLAVQGVTYKARRRDFIFKGGCNEGSKTMAKLINQAASQCPDTKIVIAGYSQGAQLLHKAAKNVTAGVTQHIAAAVTLGYPKKPMGKIAASRSLSVCRPGDSFCDKTIPWEPFVPFVGAPLWWFLTMLDTHGDYNENATAVANWIADRVTNIG
- a CDS encoding organic solute transporter Ostalpha-domain-containing protein, yielding MGLFRSGDDDKSNVTCPTHSFAQDAEKNITGSLSFYQLSMIIGGSFAAFALIVMFFINMMHATHLSNPSEQVKIMRIGTLISAFSIISFLCICFPHAAVYIEPWLHVYEGFALGSFFLLLCDYVSPNRDQQDVFFATKKKNGIKWFKTRWIMIFQMPVIAIGVAVATDITQAAGIFCQESNDRHFANIYLRIIMSISLVISVLSILQMYFLLKKDLAHHNPMLKLTAFKIVVGLTFIQGIIFTVLNDQNVLKTSDTLTYADVHVGIPNLVICIEMAPLSLFFMFAYPWSVYMSGHGRGNFSKLEQGNMPEGSYQGGPFGIHAWLAMLNPSDSIKAILFIFKQDNRNASTTSVNMTGYQSNDPLVSHPYNPQPYSTTN